A portion of the Novosphingobium sp. KA1 genome contains these proteins:
- a CDS encoding 4-hydroxyproline epimerase, whose product MRHTFFCIDGHTAGNPVRLVAGGAPLLKGASMSERRQDFLSRFDWIRTGLCFEPRGHDMMSGGFLYPPCDPANDIGILFIETSGCLPMCGHGTIGMVTFGLEHGLIQPATPGKLRVEVPAGVIEIAYETNGPKVTSVRITNVPAYVAERGIEVDVEGIGPLSIDVSYGGNYYAIVEPQGSYTGLDDLGASRIVELSGRIREAVRAKYEPVHPLDSTIRGVSHILWADKPKHEGADGRNAVFYGDKAIDRSPCGTGTSARIAHLHATGRLKVGERFVHESYICSRFIGRVEQEVMLGDKPAIIPSIEGSAIATGFNTIWIDREDPFWAGFQVT is encoded by the coding sequence CACTTTCTTCTGCATCGACGGCCACACAGCCGGTAACCCCGTTCGCCTCGTGGCGGGCGGGGCTCCGCTGTTGAAGGGGGCCTCGATGTCCGAACGCCGGCAGGACTTCCTGTCGCGGTTCGACTGGATCCGCACGGGGCTCTGCTTCGAGCCGCGCGGGCATGACATGATGTCTGGCGGGTTTCTCTATCCGCCCTGCGATCCGGCCAACGACATCGGCATCCTGTTCATCGAGACCAGCGGCTGCCTGCCGATGTGCGGACACGGCACCATCGGCATGGTCACTTTCGGGCTCGAGCACGGGCTGATCCAGCCCGCGACGCCGGGCAAGCTGCGCGTCGAGGTTCCCGCGGGCGTGATCGAGATCGCCTACGAGACCAATGGTCCCAAGGTCACTTCGGTGCGCATCACCAATGTCCCCGCCTATGTCGCCGAGCGCGGCATCGAGGTGGACGTGGAAGGCATCGGACCGCTCTCGATCGACGTGTCCTACGGCGGCAACTACTACGCCATCGTCGAGCCGCAGGGCAGCTACACCGGGCTAGACGATCTTGGCGCCTCGCGCATCGTCGAGCTTTCGGGCCGCATCCGCGAAGCCGTGCGCGCGAAGTACGAGCCGGTCCATCCGCTGGATTCGACGATCCGCGGCGTTAGCCACATCCTCTGGGCCGACAAACCCAAGCATGAGGGCGCCGATGGCCGCAACGCCGTGTTCTACGGCGACAAGGCAATCGACCGCAGCCCCTGCGGCACCGGCACCTCGGCACGCATCGCGCACCTGCATGCCACCGGCCGCCTGAAGGTGGGTGAGCGCTTCGTGCACGAGAGCTACATCTGCAGCCGCTTCATCGGCCGCGTCGAACAGGAAGTCATGCTGGGCGACAAGCCGGCGATCATTCCCTCGATCGAGGGTTCGGCCATCGCCACCGGCTTCAACACCATCTGGATCGACCGCGAGGATCCGTTCTGGGCTGGTTTCCAGGTAACCTGA